ACCTCTTTCATGCATTTAAAAGCGCGCAATAAAAAAGCACCGAATTCTTCGGTGCTCATATTGTCATTTAGAATTTGTCTTGGCTTCCAGCTTGGATGCCTGGTATCTGAACCGTAATCAACATTCCAGGGTGGGTCGGTGAAAACAAATCTCGCCTTTTGTCCGTTCATCAGCTTTTGCACATCTGAAAGCATGGTGCTATCACCGCACATCAGACGGTGGCTGCCAAGTACCCATATGTCGCCCTTTTTGGTAACCGGAATTTTAATCTCTGCAATTGCCTTTTCTGTATCGAAATTATCCTCTTTGACATTAGCGGCTGTTTTATCACGGAACAACTCATCAATTTCCGTAGCATCAAACCCGGTAAGAGAAACGTCAAAACCATCTTCATTTAAATCCATAAGCAGATCGGTCAAAAGCGGAATATCAAACTCACCACTGATTTTATTCAGCGCGACATTGAGCGCCTTTTCCCGCTGTTCATCCAAATCAACTACAACACAGTCGATCTCCTTATACCCCAAAGCTGTAAGTACTTTATAACGCTGATGTCCGCCGACAATATTCCCGGTGCGTTTATTCCATATGACCGGCTCTACATATCCAAACTCTTCAATAGACCGACGTAATTTTTCATATTCAGGGTCACCAGGCTTTAAATCTTTCCGCGGATTATATTTAGATGGTTTTAGTTTTTCTGTTGGTATTTTCAGTATATCCATAAATCTTAACCCTCCAGTTTGATGGCTTTTTCACCGGTGAATTCCTCCCAGCGCTTAACAGCTAAATCACAGTAAACAGGGGATAACTCCATTGCGTAGCATTTGCGCTCGGTCTGTTCAGCCGCAATTATAGTGGTGCCGCTGCCTGAAAACGGCTCAAGCACAATGCCGCCTTTGTCGCTGTGCATTTTGATGCACCGCCATGGAAGCTCTACAGGGAACATTGCAGGATGCTCCTTGTTTGCCCGGACAGTGGTCATCTCCCATATCCCAGCATAGCCCCATTTCTTGCGTTCTTCCTTTGTAAGCCGTTTCACAAATTTATAACTGTGTCCCGCAAAGGCTGAAAGCCATACATATTCCTGATCGTTATATTCCTCAGTCTCTCCTTTATTGCTGAAGGCTGAAATATACTCATACTGCTGAACCGGCTTGTTTGAAACAAGATGATAGGGTCCTACGCCGAAATTTTGCCCTTGCTTCTTCCAAATGCGGATCCAGATAGGGCGGTAACCGTTGTCCAAGAACATATTCACACTGTAAACACTGGTGGGTTCAATAAACTGAGAGCCGGTGGCATAGAGATCACCTAAGTTCCAGCAGACAATATCTGCATACCTGCACAGGTTTCTAATCACTGGGCGTACTGTCTCGAACCATGGCTCAATCCCGGCTTTTTCATATTCTTTGCCTACCCCATATGGAGGGGAAGTCACTGCCATCTGTGCGTGACACCCTTCCATCAACTTCTCAAAATCCTCATCCTTAGTAGAGTCACCGCACATCAAGCGATGATTCCCGAGAAGCCAGATATCGCCCCGCTTCGTTACAGGCTCGCACTGCACAATTTCCTCATGCGCTTTATCTATGTCAAAGCTGTCTTGTATCGCCTCTTTGGAGTACCATCGGTTAAGCAGTTCGTCTATTTCAGAAGCGTCAAACCCTGTGAGCGACACATCAAAGGCACCTGCGTCCAACTCAGCCATCAGTTCAGCCAGTTTATTCTCGTCCCACTCTCCCTGAATCTTATTAAGAGCAAGATTAAGCGCTTTTTCTCTCTGCAGGTCAAGATCTACAACGACGCAATCTATCTCTGTCTGTCCCAAGTCCAGCAAAACCTTTAAGCGTTGATGCCCGCCTACCACATTACCTGTTTTTTGGTTCCAGATAACAGGCTCCACATAGCCAAATTCCTCTATTGACCGTTTTAGCTTTTCATATTCCTTATCGCCGGGTTTTAAATCCTTGCGCGGGTTGTATACTGCTGGATTAAGTTTTTCAACAGATATTTTTTGTATGTTCATGCTGCATTCTCCTGTTCAATATTTTCTTAAGACCCTTTTTTGCGCCCTCACAATCTCCGTTTATTACTTGTCCCCGCAGAGTCTTAAACTGCTGCTTCGTTAAATGGTCTTTATATTTTCTTAGTTCCCTAAGAAAGATTGAATTTGTTTTATGCATCAGCCACCCCTCCTGGCTGTCAGT
The genomic region above belongs to Acetivibrio saccincola and contains:
- a CDS encoding site-specific DNA-methyltransferase, which produces MDILKIPTEKLKPSKYNPRKDLKPGDPEYEKLRRSIEEFGYVEPVIWNKRTGNIVGGHQRYKVLTALGYKEIDCVVVDLDEQREKALNVALNKISGEFDIPLLTDLLMDLNEDGFDVSLTGFDATEIDELFRDKTAANVKEDNFDTEKAIAEIKIPVTKKGDIWVLGSHRLMCGDSTMLSDVQKLMNGQKARFVFTDPPWNVDYGSDTRHPSWKPRQILNDNMSTEEFGAFLLRAFKCMKEVSEAGCMTYVVMSAQEWGSLMNVMREVGYHWSSTIIWKKDSLVLSRKDYHTQYEPIWYGWLEGTRLCPLKDRKQSDVWEIPRPKVSEEHPTMKPVSLVAKAMLNSSHTGDLALDLFGGSGTTMIAAQQTGRVCFMMELDPKYCDVIVKRYVSQFGTDSVFLVTGSEKIPYAETQID
- a CDS encoding site-specific DNA-methyltransferase, with translation MNIQKISVEKLNPAVYNPRKDLKPGDKEYEKLKRSIEEFGYVEPVIWNQKTGNVVGGHQRLKVLLDLGQTEIDCVVVDLDLQREKALNLALNKIQGEWDENKLAELMAELDAGAFDVSLTGFDASEIDELLNRWYSKEAIQDSFDIDKAHEEIVQCEPVTKRGDIWLLGNHRLMCGDSTKDEDFEKLMEGCHAQMAVTSPPYGVGKEYEKAGIEPWFETVRPVIRNLCRYADIVCWNLGDLYATGSQFIEPTSVYSVNMFLDNGYRPIWIRIWKKQGQNFGVGPYHLVSNKPVQQYEYISAFSNKGETEEYNDQEYVWLSAFAGHSYKFVKRLTKEERKKWGYAGIWEMTTVRANKEHPAMFPVELPWRCIKMHSDKGGIVLEPFSGSGTTIIAAEQTERKCYAMELSPVYCDLAVKRWEEFTGEKAIKLEG